The Pantoea eucalypti sequence TTGCCAGTCCCGATAAGTTTCTGCAGATTATGACCCGTCAGGATATCAACGACTCAATTGCTGAAGGTGAGCGCATCATTATTGATGAGAACGGCAATATTTCAGTCAACACGCTGAGCGAGGAAGTCCACGAAGATTTTGCCCGGCACGTGAATACCTTAAAGGGAGTATAAGGTGGGTACCGCAATATTTATGGTGTTGATGGTGAGTGGTTACTGGTACACCAGCCGCGATTTAAACAGCCGCTTTAAAATCCGTCGCTCGTCGGGCTGGGATGTCTATTTCCTGGTGGCGCTCTACGGCTGTATTTTTGTTCTGCAGGGCGTATTTGCCACCGGCATCATCTGGTTGGTACTGCTCTGTATCTCCGGCATCGCGAATGCCGTCCAGATGATCCCCGGCGTGCATCTGAAGTGGCAGGTCGAGTTTATGAACTGGAGTTTCCTGGGGATTCAGGCACCAGTTGTGATCATGCTCGCTTTTGCCATTCTGCTCTGCCTGTATCGCTCAAACTGGGCGGGCAGTGCACGGCTGAACGTATCGGGCCGTAAAGACCTTTATCAGCAACTGTCACGCTCCAACGGCGTTGAACAACTGCTGTTTCAGTGCATGGAAGAGGGCGAACTCGCGTGGATTACGATGAAGTCGCGCCGCATTTACATCGGCATGATTCATGCCTCGACGTTTGAATATGAGAGCACTAAAAACATCGTGCTGATCCCGATGCTCAGCGGATACCGCGACAGCAAGACGCTGAAGCTGGCGGTGGAACATAACTACAGCAAGTGGTACGCCGAGCATGACATCACGCTCGACTCGAAACCCAAAGATGCGATGTCATTCCGTAAAGTGATCATGGTTGATCAGATAGAGAGTCTGTCACTGTTCGATCCCGCCAGTGCCGCCGCACTTTCAATGGGACATCCGCAGGAAGTGGAGAAGAGTCAGGGTGGTGACGACACGGACAGCCCGGACGATAAAAGCCGCGATGCAGCGGGTTAAAAGCTCGATCGGTTTCCCCTGATGATGTGACATCATCAGGGGAAACCGATCCCCTCACGTCATATTTTCCGCCGTAAACAACCTGAACGCGACTTTACCCGCCTGATACACATCCGGTTGAGAGCCGGTTTCCAGATGACTTAGCATCAAATCAATCGCCAGCCGGGCATGTTGTTGAGCATGCTGATCCAGGGTAAATGCCACTTCATCATTCATCAGTAGCTTACGTGTCACATCATAAAGTTCATGAGTGATATAGGTGCATTTACCCAGCAACTGGTGGGCACGTAGTGTGTCGCTGACAACAGTATTGCCCATGCCAGTGTTGTAGACCCCTGCAATCATCTGCGACGGTTGCAGGTTGCGGGCCAGCACGCTGCGGATTGTCTCCCGCTGATCCTGACCCGACAGCACCTCACGCAGATGACGCTGGGGCGCGCGCTGCGCCATGGCCTCCCGGAATCCGTCAATGCGCTGACGGTGGGCGCGATAATCGAAGCGGCCACTGACCATTAGAATGTCGCCGGGCTGACTCACCGTTTTACTCATCAGTAATCCCGCCGTGCGTCCGGCCTGATACTGGTCAATGCCGACATGACATAAGCGGTCGGCATCAGGCAGATCGGTAACGATGGTAATCACCGGCACATTGCGGCTGCGGCACAGCGCTAGCGCCCGGTAGATGGGCGGTGAATCATGTGCAAAGACAATGATGCCGTCGCGCGTGCTGCTGCGGGCGATAATACTTTGCGCCAGCTGCTCAGGCTGTGCCTCGGCCACCAGAGTTTTATGCAGTTTCAGGCGACGATAGCCAAGCTGGCTGGCGACTTCGCTGAAATGGGTAGTAAGCTGCTGAAAAAAGGAGGAGCCGTTATTACTGAGGAACACCTCAATTTGCCAGGGATGCTGGTACTCCTCTGGCAGCAGACGCTTCAATCCCACTTCGCGCGCAGCTTTCAGGACTTTACGGCTGGTCTCCAGTGACACGCCGCCGCGTTCATTCAGCACACGATCGACCGTCGCAATCCCGACGCCCGCCATTTTTGCCACCACCTCTAAGGTGAGCTTTTTCATTCAGACTCCACGGGGAAAATGGCGATTAACTGCTGCCTGCCTGACTATTTATCTCTTCTAACCGGTTAAAAGTAAAAGATAAAGCAATTTAATGATGGAAAACCATCATCAGCGTTGTGCCGCAAGGTTTTTACCGACCGTGCTGTCGCCACGCTAAAAAGCACAGCGGGCCGCTGTCCTGGCGGAATACCCGTTAAGCTTGTAGTGAGACAATCAACGAGGAGTGAATATGGCTCAGCAAAAAGAGGTTCTGATTATTGGTGCTTCGCGCGGTATCGGGCTGGCGGTGGCACAGGCGTTTGCGGGTGAGGGCTGGCAGGTCACGGCTACGCATCGCAGTGGCATTCCAGAGCAGGGTAATAAGCCAGACATTCACTGGCATGCGCTGGATATGACACACTCATCGGCGGTTCAGCAGCTTGCCAGCCAGCTCAGTGGCAAAACGTTCGATGCGATTCTGATTAACGCCGGGATTTCCGGGCCTTCACACCAGAAGGTCTTGCAGAGTGACGATCAGGATCTGGCGCAGCTGTTCCTGACCAACGCGATAGCGCCGGTTCGCAGTGCAGAGATTTTGCTGCCGCTGTTGAAGCCGGAAGGTGTGCTGGCGCTGACCTCATCTCAGCTCGGCAGCCTGAATGAAAACCCGCAGGCGCAGATGCCGATTTATTCGGCCAGCAAAGCGGCCCTGAATATGCTGAGCCGCACACTGACTCCGGCAGTTGACGCGCAGAGCGGGACGCTGCTGACGCTGCACCCCGGCTGGGTGAAAACAGATATGGGTGGCGAGAGTGCGCCACTGACAGCAGAAGAGAGTGCGGCCGGTATCGTCCGGCAACTGACCCACTGGCGCGGTCGTGGTGGTCATCACTATGTCGATTACGCCGGCCAGCAGCTGCAATGGTAAGTTGATACGGGGCGGTTACGCCCCGATGTCACGTAGTGCTTTGCCTTTCATCAGGTTGCGTTCAATGTGCTCCAGCGTCACATGTTTGGTCTCGGGAACCAGCATCATCGTCAGCACGATAAACACCAGATTAAGCGCGCCGTAGAGCCAGAAGGTATTGGCATTCCCCAGCTGATCCAGCATGGTCAGGAAGGTCGCACCCACAATCATATTACCGACCCAGTTCGTGGTGGTGGAGGCGGTAATGCCGAAATCACGTCCTTTCAGCGGCTGAATTTCTGAGCAGAGCAGCCAGATGACCGGTCCGGCCGCCA is a genomic window containing:
- a CDS encoding LacI family DNA-binding transcriptional regulator; the protein is MKKLTLEVVAKMAGVGIATVDRVLNERGGVSLETSRKVLKAAREVGLKRLLPEEYQHPWQIEVFLSNNGSSFFQQLTTHFSEVASQLGYRRLKLHKTLVAEAQPEQLAQSIIARSSTRDGIIVFAHDSPPIYRALALCRSRNVPVITIVTDLPDADRLCHVGIDQYQAGRTAGLLMSKTVSQPGDILMVSGRFDYRAHRQRIDGFREAMAQRAPQRHLREVLSGQDQRETIRSVLARNLQPSQMIAGVYNTGMGNTVVSDTLRAHQLLGKCTYITHELYDVTRKLLMNDEVAFTLDQHAQQHARLAIDLMLSHLETGSQPDVYQAGKVAFRLFTAENMT
- a CDS encoding SDR family oxidoreductase; amino-acid sequence: MAQQKEVLIIGASRGIGLAVAQAFAGEGWQVTATHRSGIPEQGNKPDIHWHALDMTHSSAVQQLASQLSGKTFDAILINAGISGPSHQKVLQSDDQDLAQLFLTNAIAPVRSAEILLPLLKPEGVLALTSSQLGSLNENPQAQMPIYSASKAALNMLSRTLTPAVDAQSGTLLTLHPGWVKTDMGGESAPLTAEESAAGIVRQLTHWRGRGGHHYVDYAGQQLQW